A region of Toxotes jaculatrix isolate fToxJac2 chromosome 23, fToxJac2.pri, whole genome shotgun sequence DNA encodes the following proteins:
- the LOC121176747 gene encoding mucin-2-like, whose amino-acid sequence MTTSTSPTAQTAPASTTLIATATTTAQTTPAEMRTPDPTTTALASTTTAQTTTSTTTPIPATTIVAHTTLAATTPATTTTPAETTTPVLTTPATTIAQTTTVADTTPASTSAVATTPVLTTTQATPASTTAVADTTPASTTATASPSTTAQTTTSAPTTSATTTSTPSTAPTTPVETTTSVPATAIAQTMTPLPTMSATTTPAQMTPAPSTTPSEITTPVSTTATVQRSTPSPTSPVPTTPAETTTPVSPTTTPTPATTSQTTPPAAMTISTPTTTAEVSTAAPTTTPTASPAPTTSVETTTPFPATAIAQTMTPAPTTATVVTTTPVPPTTPAHITTAQTTAGASTATTTTTASATTSPGPTAASSATTPALTTPAATTPGVLPTTVTMTTTAVPTTTTAAPALTTPAAAVLPGAPTNNVTMTTTAITTTPVPTMTTENTTTTLAPEPVYTVTADLPNELFTDDLNNRSSSKFKDLEQRVVGACNFIYRRRFGSRFNRCFVKEFRAAPTGRTRANITQAEIGIAFNPTNNTEELPRNSVIAEVLVQAVNTSSDMLNVTISAGTITLTAGPVADSATTAIPTTANLTSASLATANPTTAATTAANPTTAATTTASSTTAATTTASTTTAATTTASSTTAATTTVALTIRRVTFRSVLDTFTNDLWDTSSAAFRNRASMIKTQLEPLFQKEFPSSFNSLDVVAFRNGSIINDMNLRFQSTSVPNNTQIASVLLNATVTGFDIEGSSITVNGIPSSGVSHNISLVTASFLVLLSWLLSNQQ is encoded by the exons ATGACAACTTCTACTTCTCCAACTGCGCAAACAGCACCAGCTTCAACAACATTAATAGCTACTgctacaacaactgcacaaacaacacctgcagAAATGAGAACTCCTGATCCGACAACAACAGCTCTtgcttctacaacaactgcacaaacaacaacttcaacaacaacacctatACCTGCTACAACAATTGTAGCACATACAACTCTTGCTGCAACAACACCTGCAACCACTACAACACCTGCAGAAACCACAACTCCTGTTCTGACAACTCCTGCTACAACTATTGCACagacaacaactgtagcagatacaacaccTGCTTCTACAAGTGCAGTAGCCACAACTCCTGTTCTGACAACTACACAAGCaacaccagcttcaacaacagctgtagcagatacaacacctgcttcaacaacagcaacagctagTCCttcaacaactgcacaaacaacgaCATCTGCCCCAACAACTTCTGCCACTACAACATCTACTCCTTCGACTGCCCCAACAACACCTGTAGAAACTACAACTTCTGTTCCAGCAACAGCAATTGCACAAACAATGACACCTCTTCCAACAATGTCTGCCACTACAACACCTGCACAAATGACACCTGCCCCATCAACAACACCTTCAGAAATTACAACTCCTGTCTCAACAACAGCAACTGTACAGAGATCAACACCTTCTCCGACATCTCCTGTCCCAACAACACCTGCAGAAACTACAACTCCTGTTtcaccaacaacaacacctactCCTGCAACAACTTCACAAACAACACCACCTGCAGCAATGACAATCTctacaccaacaacaacagctgaggTATCAACagctgccccaacaacaactCCAACAGCATCACCTGCCCCAACAACATCTGTAGAAACTACAACTCCTTTTCCAGCAACAGCAATTGCACAAACAATGACACCTGCTCCAACAACAGCAACTGTAGTAACTACAACTCCTGTTCCACCAACAACACCTGCTCATataacaactgcacaaacaacagctgggGCATCAACAgctacaaccacaacaacagcatcagcaacaACATCTCCTGGCCcaacagcagcatcatcagcaaCAACACCTGCTTTGACAACACCAGCAGCTACAACTCCTGGGGTACTACCAACCACTGTtacaatgacaacaacagctgtgccaacaacaacaacagcagcacctgCTTTGacaacacctgcagcagctgttcttCCTGGGGCTCCAACAAACAATGTtacaatgacaacaacagcaataacaacaacacctgTTCCAACAATGACTACAGAGAATACAACAACCACCTTGGCTCCTGAACCAGTTTACACTGTCACTGCAGACTTGCCAAATGAACTATTTACAGATGATCTTAATAACCGAAGCAGCAGTAAATTTAAAGATCTTGAGCAACGAGTTGTAGGGGCG TGTAATTTCATATACAGAAGGAGATTTGGTTCTCGGTTTAACCGGTGCTTTGTGAAAGAATTCag GGCTGCTCCAACAGGCCGAACACGAGCAAACATAACTCAAGCAGAAATTGGTATTGCGTTCAATCCAACTAATAACACTGAAGAACTCCCACGGAACAGTGTCATAGCTGAAGTCTTAGTACAAGCTGTAAATACTTCCAGTGATATGTTAAACGTGACCATAAGTGCCGGCACAATCACATTAACAG ctgGTCCAGTTGCAGATTCAGCGACAACTGCTATACCTACAACTGCCAATCTTACAAGTGCTTCACTTGCAACTGCCAACCCTACAACTGCTGCAACTACAGCTGCCAACCCTACAACTGCTGCAACTACAACTGCCAGttccaccactgctgcaacTACCACTGCCAGtactacaactgctgcaactACCACTGCCAGTTCCACTACTGCTGCAACTACAACTGTAGCACTCACAATTAGGCGGGTGACTTTCAGATCTGTTCTGGACACATTTACAAATGACTTGTGGGACACCTCATCAGCTGCTTTTCGAAACCGGGCCTCTATGATAAAGACACAG cttgaGCCTTTGTTCCAAAAGGAATTCCCATCTTCCTTCAATTCACTGGACGTGGTGGCATTCAG AAATGGATCAATCATCAATGACATGAACCTTAGATTCCAAAGCACATCTGTTCCTAATAACACTCAGATTGCGAGTGTTTTGCTCAATGCAACTGTCACCGGCTTTGATATCGAAGGCAGCTCCATCACTGTGAATGGCATAC CTTCAAGTGGAGTAAGCCACAACATAAGTCTCGTCACTGCATCCTTCCTGGTGCTGTTGTCATGGCTACTGTCAAACCAACAGTAG